GCTCATGGCCAACGTCTTCCTCGTGAACGGCTGGGTGCCCGACTGGTGGCAGGCGGGAAACCCCGCAAGCTGGTCGCTCGTGTGCGAGGCCTTCTTCTATCTCGGCTTCCCGCTCCTCATCCGTCCGCTCGTGCGGGCGTCGAATCGCGCACTGACGGTCGTGGTCGTGGCATCCCTCGTTCTGGTCGCCCTGGCCCCGCAGATCGCCGCCCTCGCTCCGGGCGTGCTGTCGTCGGCATCCACTCCCCTCCTGCGCCTGCCGGAGTTCGTCGTCGGCATGACCGTGGCGCTGATGCTGAAGCGCGGACGATGGATGCCGCTGCGCCTGTCGATCGCGCTGCCCCTGGCCGTCGCCGGATACGCGCTGTCGGAGGCGCCGATGCTGCCGGGCACCGACGTGCACCCCGGCCTCGCCGCCACCGTCGGGTTCTACGCGCTGCTCATCGCGTCGCTCGCGAACGCCGACGCCCGCGGACGCTCGACGTTCCTCGCCCGGCCGCTCTGGCAGGAGCTCGGGCGGGTGTCGTTCGCGTTCTACCTCGTGCACCTGCTGGTGATCGCGTCGGTGTCGTCGGGGTGGCCCGGCGGGCATCCGGAGCTTCCGTGGCAGCGGGCGCTGCTGCTCGCGCTCGCCGCGTTCGGCATCGCGCTGGCGATCGCGTGGGCGATGCACAGGCTGGTCGAGATTCCGGCGCAGCGGTGGCTGCTGCAGTACGACCGGTCGCGTGTGGCGGCGCGGCCCGCGTCGACCCTGGTCGCGGAGGACGCGCGCGCGTAGGCTCGCCCGATGTACTCACTCGCCGGACCGCACGTGCTCATCCTGCTTCTGACGTGGGGCCTCGGCCTCGCCCTGATCGGCGGTGCCGTCTATGTGGCGGTGCGCCTTGCGGTGCTCCACGCGCTGAAGGCGCACACGCGCTGGCTCGGCGAGGGCGGCGCGGGGGCGGCGGGGCGCCCGGCGGGGCCGAGCGAGGGCTGACGCGGGGGTATCGCCGCTCCGCGCTGCGGTGCGTCCCCGTGCCCCTCCCCTTCCCGGTGACGTGCGCACCCCGTGGCCCCTCCCCTTCCCGGTGACGTGCGCACCCGCGGGCCCCTCCCCTTCCCGGTGACTTGCGCCGTATGTACGCGGCGAGGGCGGTTTCGCGTGCATATGGCGCGAGTCATCGAGTTTCCCATGACTTGCGCGGTATGTCCGCGGCGCGGGGTACTTCGCGTGCATATGGCGCGAGTCATCCAGTTTTCCCGTGACTTGCGCCGTATGTCCGCGGCGCGGGTGGTTTCGCGTGCATATGGCGCAAGTCACCGAGTTTCCCGTGACTGGCGCGGCGTCGGCACCTGTTCTCCACAGATCCCGTGTTCTCGCGCGGTCAGGGGGGCGGGAGCGGCCAACCGACCGGGTCACCGCCACGGAGCCGACCGGGCCGGAAACGCCGAAGGGGCGCGCCCTCCCGGCCGCGCCCCTCCTTCACACGACGACTCAGTCGTCAGCGACCGGCGTCCACGCGCCGGTCGCGACCGGCTCGGGCGCCTGCACGCCGACGAACCGTGCGAAGCGGAAGTCGTCGAGCAGCGGCGACGGCGCGCCCGTGACGATCTCCTCGGCGACGAGCTCGCCGAGGATCAGCCCCAGCGTCGCGCCCGAGTGCGTGAACAGCGCCGACAGGTTCTGGATGCCGGGAACCTCGCCCACGGCCGGGTCGCCGTCGCCGGGGATCGGCTTCAGTCCCGCGCCGACGCGGGATGCCGTCAGCTGCGGATGACCAGCGAGCACGCGCGACGCCTCTTCGAGCAGGCCCGCGACCGACTCGTCCGG
The DNA window shown above is from Microbacterium proteolyticum and carries:
- a CDS encoding acyltransferase family protein is translated as MTAPPLATAPGPLDRVRTLPSLTGLRWATAMLIFGHHIMAVQYIAGTAGDVWSFVFEAGKTGVTLFFILSGFVLAWGYKPQQSARSFWWHRVARIYPLHVVGVGLALLAAATLVPEIRTDGAAPLMANVFLVNGWVPDWWQAGNPASWSLVCEAFFYLGFPLLIRPLVRASNRALTVVVVASLVLVALAPQIAALAPGVLSSASTPLLRLPEFVVGMTVALMLKRGRWMPLRLSIALPLAVAGYALSEAPMLPGTDVHPGLAATVGFYALLIASLANADARGRSTFLARPLWQELGRVSFAFYLVHLLVIASVSSGWPGGHPELPWQRALLLALAAFGIALAIAWAMHRLVEIPAQRWLLQYDRSRVAARPASTLVAEDARA